A genome region from Methanomicrobiales archaeon includes the following:
- a CDS encoding DUF2117 domain-containing protein, which translates to MVNAAEANGDPIVDSVMVAHGPEVFDRGDAAWLQERVRPRRILVAGVMGRTAAEESGLPVEFCDAPPSYVIRRLEDRWFLANRGKTPESGRIFGEIVASRLPHGMAQVEFSDGRIYLWDGGDRELARELGRATGFPVQRLKSTRRSAGGEREIRGCIPGEAVFVNGIVIGTATGDTVVLRTVDGHIRAVSGLDPKSHGIEKLERGGAVDLDTAWCKSGAIRSCPPRGREHPPICGRVLVIDHCGHALYQGLSPGICGILSIGDDTTAVCGHICAHLGLPVFGVVDGDGDRIVKEGYAPGSVVVRVLQGRDDEVGRDLSRVVGQGEATWEEWVRRMLAHLGDTVQVVLSP; encoded by the coding sequence ATGGTGAACGCTGCCGAAGCTAACGGAGATCCGATCGTAGATTCGGTCATGGTCGCCCATGGTCCGGAAGTATTCGACCGGGGGGACGCGGCATGGCTGCAGGAGAGAGTCCGTCCCCGCCGCATCCTGGTGGCCGGTGTTATGGGACGCACGGCCGCCGAGGAGTCGGGGCTCCCTGTCGAATTCTGCGATGCACCCCCGTCGTACGTGATCCGGAGGCTCGAAGATAGATGGTTTCTGGCAAATCGCGGAAAAACGCCCGAATCCGGGAGGATCTTCGGCGAGATCGTCGCATCAAGGCTGCCCCATGGGATGGCCCAGGTAGAGTTCTCGGATGGCAGGATCTACCTCTGGGACGGGGGCGATCGCGAGCTCGCGCGGGAGCTTGGCCGCGCCACGGGGTTTCCCGTGCAGCGGCTGAAGAGCACGAGGCGATCGGCAGGCGGGGAACGGGAGATTCGCGGCTGTATCCCCGGGGAAGCGGTCTTCGTGAACGGAATCGTCATCGGTACCGCCACCGGCGATACGGTCGTCCTGCGTACGGTCGACGGGCATATCCGGGCCGTCTCCGGCCTGGACCCGAAATCGCACGGCATCGAGAAGCTCGAGAGGGGGGGAGCGGTCGATCTCGACACCGCATGGTGCAAGAGCGGTGCCATCCGTTCATGCCCTCCCCGCGGTCGCGAACATCCGCCGATATGCGGGAGAGTTCTCGTCATCGACCACTGCGGTCATGCGCTCTACCAGGGGTTGAGCCCGGGGATCTGCGGCATCCTGTCCATCGGCGACGACACCACGGCGGTATGCGGTCACATCTGCGCTCACCTCGGTCTTCCCGTCTTCGGGGTCGTGGATGGAGACGGGGATCGGATCGTGAAGGAGGGCTACGCTCCGGGTTCGGTGGTGGTCCGGGTGCTGCAGGGGCGGGACGACGAGGTCGGGCGCGACCTCTCCCGCGTGGTCGGGCAGGGCGAGGCGACGTGGGAGGAGTGGGTGAGGCGGATGCTCGCCCATCTGGGGGATACGGTTCAGGTCGTCCTCAGTCCCTAG
- a CDS encoding YgiQ family radical SAM protein: MIDHPHFLPMSRREAESLGIDRFDVILVSGDAYVDHPSFGAAIIGRVLWDAGYTTGVIAQPDWRSDADFTGLGRPRLFFSVSSGAVDSMVNHYTARLRRRSGDAYSPGGALKRPDRAVIVYANRLRALFPGTPIVLGGIEASLRRFAHYDYWSDSVRQSILADAPGDLLVFGMGERQVTAIAARLANGEGIQEIRDVPGTVMKLDLARWRSMPHEGFVVLPSYTEVAGDRKAFARAFALHAREQDPFRGRPVAQVQRKIVVVQNPPAKPLSTAELDRIYELPYRRLAHPSYREPVPALETVQFSVTSHRGCFGCCSFCAIAHHQGRIIQSRSIESIVREVERMTGMPEFRGTVQDVGGPTANMFGARCRRWCGEGACRERTCGAECPSLQLDHARQIELLRRLRQIPGVRHVFIGSGIRHDLVLADQAPYLAEICRYHVSGHLKVAPEHISPAVTRLMHKPGIEVFEEFRRRFQEESEKIGREQYILPYFLSGHPGCRISDMVDLAEYIRDRRLYTEQVQDFTPTPMTASTCMYCTGIDPFSGEPVHVPRGREKRIQRALLQYRDRRNRSLVMEGLRQAGRSDLIGSAWTCLVPGDGGCGSPRKSGEESHS, encoded by the coding sequence ATGATCGACCATCCCCATTTCCTGCCGATGTCCCGGAGGGAGGCCGAATCGCTCGGGATTGACCGGTTCGACGTCATCCTGGTCAGCGGGGACGCCTACGTGGACCACCCCTCCTTTGGCGCCGCCATCATCGGGAGAGTGCTCTGGGATGCCGGCTACACCACAGGCGTGATCGCCCAGCCGGACTGGCGGAGCGATGCGGATTTCACGGGACTGGGGAGACCCCGCCTCTTCTTCAGCGTCAGCTCCGGCGCCGTGGACTCCATGGTGAACCACTACACTGCCCGCCTCAGGCGGCGGAGCGGGGACGCTTACTCCCCCGGAGGAGCGCTGAAGCGCCCCGACAGGGCCGTGATCGTATACGCGAACAGGCTGCGCGCACTCTTCCCCGGAACCCCGATCGTCCTCGGCGGCATCGAAGCCAGCCTGCGCAGGTTCGCCCACTACGACTACTGGTCGGACAGCGTTCGCCAGTCAATCCTGGCAGACGCCCCGGGAGACCTCCTCGTCTTCGGAATGGGAGAGCGGCAGGTAACCGCCATCGCGGCGCGGCTCGCGAACGGAGAGGGCATCCAGGAGATCAGGGACGTACCGGGGACGGTCATGAAGCTGGATCTGGCCCGCTGGCGCTCAATGCCCCATGAAGGCTTCGTCGTGCTCCCCTCCTATACCGAGGTGGCAGGGGACAGGAAAGCCTTTGCCCGGGCATTCGCCCTCCACGCACGGGAGCAGGACCCATTCCGCGGACGGCCCGTTGCCCAGGTGCAGCGGAAGATCGTCGTCGTCCAGAATCCGCCCGCGAAGCCGCTCTCGACGGCGGAACTCGACCGTATATACGAACTTCCCTACCGCCGGCTCGCCCATCCGTCGTACCGGGAGCCCGTTCCGGCGCTCGAGACCGTGCAGTTCTCCGTCACCAGCCACCGGGGGTGTTTCGGATGCTGCTCGTTCTGCGCGATCGCCCACCACCAGGGAAGGATCATCCAGAGCCGCAGCATCGAGTCAATCGTCCGCGAGGTGGAGAGGATGACGGGGATGCCAGAGTTCCGCGGCACCGTCCAGGATGTCGGCGGGCCCACCGCCAACATGTTCGGCGCCCGCTGCAGGCGGTGGTGCGGGGAAGGCGCCTGCCGGGAGAGGACGTGCGGTGCGGAGTGCCCGTCCCTCCAGCTCGACCATGCCCGCCAGATCGAACTGCTCCGCCGCCTTCGGCAGATTCCGGGCGTGAGACATGTCTTCATCGGCTCGGGGATCCGCCACGATCTGGTGCTCGCGGACCAGGCGCCGTACCTTGCGGAGATCTGCCGATACCACGTCTCCGGCCACCTCAAGGTCGCCCCGGAGCACATCTCACCCGCGGTCACGAGACTGATGCACAAGCCCGGAATAGAGGTATTCGAGGAGTTCCGGAGGCGTTTCCAGGAAGAGAGCGAAAAGATCGGCAGGGAACAGTATATTCTACCCTATTTCCTCTCCGGTCACCCCGGGTGCCGCATATCCGACATGGTGGACTTGGCGGAATATATCCGGGATCGCCGCCTCTATACGGAGCAGGTGCAGGACTTCACCCCCACCCCGATGACGGCGTCCACCTGCATGTACTGCACGGGCATCGACCCGTTCAGCGGGGAGCCCGTGCACGTCCCGCGGGGGAGAGAGAAGCGCATCCAGCGTGCGCTCCTCCAGTACCGGGATCGGAGAAACCGTAGCCTCGTCATGGAAGGGCTCCGACAAGCAGGAAGGAGCGACCTGATCGGGAGTGCGTGGACATGCCTCGTCCCGGGAGACGGGGGCTGTGGATCACCCCGGAAGAGCGGGGAGGAGAGTCATTCATGA
- a CDS encoding sorbosone dehydrogenase family protein → MRSTTPVLLAGALSLAMLVAVVASGCLQIATGDAVRVDAVRLPEGFHIDVYADNVPGARSMTLGSNGTLFIGTRSIGRVYAIPDRDRDNRADSVIVLAEGLHMPNGVAFRNGSLYVAEVSRILRFDGIEDRLESPPDAAVVTTDLPDRESHGWKFLAFGPDGMLYVPVGMPCNVCDPEDERFGTILRMNPDGTGMEIFARGIRNSVGFDWQPDTGVLWFTDNGRDWLGENVPPDELNRAPEAGLHFGFPYCHGRNISDPDFGQSRSCAEFTPPAQELGPHVAALGMRFYTGSMFPEEYRGQIFIAEHGSWNRIVPIGYRISLVRLENGAPVSYEGFAEGWLQNSAAWGRPVDVLVMPDGALLVSDDHAGAVYRIRYGD, encoded by the coding sequence ATGCGAAGCACCACCCCTGTTCTTCTCGCGGGCGCACTATCCCTGGCAATGCTCGTCGCCGTGGTGGCTTCGGGATGCCTCCAGATCGCCACCGGCGATGCGGTGCGGGTGGATGCCGTCCGACTTCCCGAAGGGTTCCATATCGATGTTTATGCAGACAACGTCCCTGGAGCCCGCTCGATGACCCTGGGCTCGAACGGGACCCTGTTCATTGGCACCCGTTCCATCGGGCGGGTCTATGCGATTCCCGACCGCGATCGCGACAACCGGGCGGATTCCGTCATCGTGCTGGCGGAAGGCCTGCACATGCCGAACGGCGTGGCGTTCCGGAACGGATCCCTGTACGTCGCCGAAGTGAGCAGGATCCTGCGCTTCGACGGGATCGAGGATCGGCTTGAATCGCCACCGGATGCGGCCGTTGTCACGACCGATCTGCCCGATCGGGAGAGCCACGGCTGGAAGTTCCTCGCGTTCGGTCCGGACGGCATGCTGTACGTGCCGGTTGGCATGCCCTGCAACGTCTGCGATCCCGAGGACGAACGGTTCGGGACGATCCTGCGGATGAACCCCGACGGCACGGGTATGGAGATTTTCGCCCGGGGGATCCGGAACTCCGTCGGGTTCGACTGGCAGCCGGATACGGGCGTTCTCTGGTTCACGGACAACGGAAGGGACTGGCTCGGCGAGAACGTCCCCCCCGACGAGCTGAACCGTGCGCCGGAGGCGGGGCTGCACTTCGGATTCCCCTACTGCCACGGGAGGAACATCTCCGATCCGGATTTCGGCCAGAGCCGCTCCTGCGCGGAGTTCACGCCTCCGGCCCAGGAACTGGGACCGCATGTGGCCGCGCTCGGCATGCGGTTCTACACGGGCAGCATGTTCCCGGAGGAGTACAGGGGGCAGATCTTCATCGCCGAGCACGGTTCCTGGAACCGGATCGTGCCGATTGGTTATCGGATCAGCCTGGTGCGCCTGGAGAACGGCGCACCCGTGAGCTACGAGGGCTTCGCGGAGGGCTGGCTCCAGAACTCCGCCGCCTGGGGGCGGCCAGTGGACGTGCTCGTCATGCCGGATGGAGCCCTGCTGGTATCGGACGATCATGCGGGGGCTGTCTATCGGATCCGGTACGGAGACTAG